A single genomic interval of Lathyrus oleraceus cultivar Zhongwan6 chromosome 7, CAAS_Psat_ZW6_1.0, whole genome shotgun sequence harbors:
- the LOC127106723 gene encoding uncharacterized protein LOC127106723 isoform X1, translated as MEVKVWGYSSNEDSDDNDNDQVFLQNASDDENLHFTSSSLPKLQFRNVKSKGRWNEEMGMAEVIEKSGKMWVSTGIVRSGKIYTSIEETFFGRYLMEVGALHLVDDENRSIYLIEMYDKVAGGKSGCCWELFEAYRHLKSLGYIIGRHGVAWSLKSVRGSQKQVALQVTEESTRLVDMGSKLDLSISKLFGDLKINDLKPDFDVYLPDSRFRKSSPGDPNFLLYLSRGHLPSRDEIEALERQCAGIPLKICLVTEGRVSFFSFDKVELPVLP; from the exons ATGGAAGTAAAAGTGTGGGGATATTCTTCAAATGAAGATAGTGATGATAATGATAATGATCAAGTCTTTTTGCAAAATGCAAGCGATGATGAGAACCTTCACTTCACATCTAGTTCCTTGCCCAAATTGCAATTCAG GAACGTGAAATCAAAAGGCAGGTGGAATGAAGAAATGGGAATGGCAGAGGTTATTGAGAAGAGTGGGAAAATGTGGGTATCAACTGGAATAGTTCGCAGTGGAAAGATTTATACTTCAATCGAGGAGACTTT TTTTGGCAGGTATCTTATGGAAGTAGGAGCCTTACATCTCGTAGACGATGAAAATAGAAGTATATATCTAATAGAAATGTACGATAAGGTTGCAGGCGGGAAGAGTGGATGTTGCTGGGAGCTGTTTGAGGCTTACAGGCATCTCAAGTCTCTCGGCTACATAATTGGGAGACATGGTGTTGCTTGGAGTTTGAAGAGCGTTAGAGGTTCTCAAAAACAAGTTGCTCTTCAAGTTACAGAAGAAAGCACGCGACTAGTAGACATGGGTTCCAAGCTTGACCTTTCCATCAGTAAGCTATTTGGTGACTTGAAGATTAACGATTTGAAGCCGGATTTTGATGTTTATCTTCCTGACAGTAGGTTTAGAAAATCTTCTCCAGGCGATCCAAATTTTCTGCTGTACTTGTCTAG GGGTCATCTGCCATCTAGAGATGAAATTGAAGCCCTTGAGAGACAATGCGCGGGGATTCCGTTGAAAATCTGCCTGGTCACAGAAGGAAGGGTCAGTTTCTTTTCCTTTGACAAGGTTGAACTTCCTGTTCTACCCTGA
- the LOC127106723 gene encoding uncharacterized protein LOC127106723 isoform X2 — protein MEVKVWGYSSNEDSDDNDNDQVFLQNASDDENLHFTSSSLPKLQFRNVKSKGRWNEEMGMAEVIEKSGKMWVSTGIVRSGKIYTSIEETLYLMEVGALHLVDDENRSIYLIEMYDKVAGGKSGCCWELFEAYRHLKSLGYIIGRHGVAWSLKSVRGSQKQVALQVTEESTRLVDMGSKLDLSISKLFGDLKINDLKPDFDVYLPDSRFRKSSPGDPNFLLYLSRGHLPSRDEIEALERQCAGIPLKICLVTEGRVSFFSFDKVELPVLP, from the exons ATGGAAGTAAAAGTGTGGGGATATTCTTCAAATGAAGATAGTGATGATAATGATAATGATCAAGTCTTTTTGCAAAATGCAAGCGATGATGAGAACCTTCACTTCACATCTAGTTCCTTGCCCAAATTGCAATTCAG GAACGTGAAATCAAAAGGCAGGTGGAATGAAGAAATGGGAATGGCAGAGGTTATTGAGAAGAGTGGGAAAATGTGGGTATCAACTGGAATAGTTCGCAGTGGAAAGATTTATACTTCAATCGAGGAGACTTT GTATCTTATGGAAGTAGGAGCCTTACATCTCGTAGACGATGAAAATAGAAGTATATATCTAATAGAAATGTACGATAAGGTTGCAGGCGGGAAGAGTGGATGTTGCTGGGAGCTGTTTGAGGCTTACAGGCATCTCAAGTCTCTCGGCTACATAATTGGGAGACATGGTGTTGCTTGGAGTTTGAAGAGCGTTAGAGGTTCTCAAAAACAAGTTGCTCTTCAAGTTACAGAAGAAAGCACGCGACTAGTAGACATGGGTTCCAAGCTTGACCTTTCCATCAGTAAGCTATTTGGTGACTTGAAGATTAACGATTTGAAGCCGGATTTTGATGTTTATCTTCCTGACAGTAGGTTTAGAAAATCTTCTCCAGGCGATCCAAATTTTCTGCTGTACTTGTCTAG GGGTCATCTGCCATCTAGAGATGAAATTGAAGCCCTTGAGAGACAATGCGCGGGGATTCCGTTGAAAATCTGCCTGGTCACAGAAGGAAGGGTCAGTTTCTTTTCCTTTGACAAGGTTGAACTTCCTGTTCTACCCTGA